A single Triticum dicoccoides isolate Atlit2015 ecotype Zavitan chromosome 2A, WEW_v2.0, whole genome shotgun sequence DNA region contains:
- the LOC119357568 gene encoding L-type lectin-domain containing receptor kinase SIT2-like — MCGYLCRRTAKKYASSVSAKGQNILQPNTRSRAILLQPYHMIAPLLLLLVAADSCLVATGGGGTDDGRRFVYNGFTGANLSIDGSSSIMPNGLLMVANATGDTFKGHAGHAFHPFPLPFHTASNATGSVRSLSTIFAFAIFRQDDERSGRHMAFVVSASKEVLSTSPFSPDQFMLSVDLGTRNDDQSLTYVDSMLWPLHYGNAGLPLHYANAGYYDDVTGLFQNLTLINGEAMQVWVDYDGRATVITVTIAPLGLAKPKKPLLHTIIDLSGVAQSTAYVGFSSGGMPRTKYFVLGWSFALDGPAPVLDISVLPALPAAWSNSGSMSISMKIVLALTSVALISVGIGTYIFVRQRLKYSEVHEDWEVPFDPNRFSYKDLFHATEGFSDKNLLGRGGFGSVYKGVLRKPDMEVAVKRMSHDSRQGVKEFIAEVVSIGRLRHRNLTQLLGYCRCKGELLLVYEYMANGSLDKYLHNRNGLVLDWPQRYGIIKGVASSLFYLHEKWEHVVIHRDIKPSNVLLDSQMNGRLGDFGLARIYNHETAAPATHVAGTIGYLAPELARTGKPTPFTDVYAFGMFLLEVTCGRKPIFTGEQNNRLLLVEWVLEHHRDGSILDTVDPRLQGEFSMEEVTIVLKLGLICTYPLPNVRPIMRKVMQYLVHNQSPPDLSPAYISYMSLMQSEGFNSDNMNTTCSEAAASVATVSSATILRHGR, encoded by the exons ATGTGTGGTTATCTGTGCCGCAGAACAGCTAAGAAATATGCCTCATCCGTCAGTGCAAAAGGCCAAAATATTTTGCAGCCTAACACG AGGTCGAGAGCCATACTTCTTCAGCCTTACCATATGATCGCTCCGCTCCTCCTGCTCCTCGTCGCTGCCGATAGCTGCCTCGTGGCCACCGGCGGCGGTGGCACCGATGACGGTCGGCGGTTCGTCTACAACGGCTTCACAGGCGCGAACCTGTCGATCGACGGTTCAAGCTCGATCATGCCGAATGGCCTCCTCATGGTGGCCAATGCCACCGGAGATACATTCAAAGGCCATGCCGGCCATGCCTTCCACCCGTTCCCGCTGCCGTTCCACACCGCATCGAACGCCACCGGCTCCGTGCGGTCCTTATCGACAATCTTCGCGTTCGCGATCTTCCGTCAAGACGACGAACGGAGCGGCCGCCATATGGCCTTCGTGGTCTCTGCATCCAAGGAGGTGCTCTCTACGTCGCCTTTTTCGCCAGACCAGTTCATGTTGTCCGTGGATCTAGGCACGCGCAACGACGACCAGAGCCTAACCTACGTCGATAGCATGCTGTGGCCGCTCCATTACGGCAACGCCGGGTTGCCGCTCCATTACGCCAACGCCGGGTACTACGACGATGTCACCGGGTTATTCCAAAACCTCACCCTGATCAACGGGGAGGCCATGCAAGTGTGGGTGGACTACGACGGCAGGGCCACGGTGATCACCGTGACCATAGCACCACTGGGCTTGGCCAAGCCCAAGAAGCCCCTGCTGCACACCATCATCGACCTCTCTGGTGTGGCGCAGAGCACGGCATACGTCGGGTTCTCCTCTGGGGGCATGCCTCGCACAAAATATTTTGTCCTCGGCTGGAGCTTCGCGTTGGATGGGCCGGCCCCTGTACTAGACATCTCCGTGCTGCCAGCCTTGCCAGCAGCCTGGAGCAACTCAGGGTCTATGTCCATCTCAATGAAGATCGTTCTGGCCTTAACATCGGTGGCGCTGATTTCAGTAGGCATCGGAACCTACATCTTTGTAAGACAGCGTCTCAAGTACTCCGAGGTGCACGAGGATTGGGAGGTCCCATTTGACCCGAACCGATTCTCTTACAAGGACTTGTTTCATGCGACGGAGGGGTTCAGTGACAAGAACCTCCTTGGGAGGGGAGGTTTCGGAAGTGTCTATAAAGGAGTGCTTCGCAAGCCTGATATGGAGGTTGCCGTGAAGAGAATGTCACACGATTCAAGGCAAGGGGTAAAGGAGTTCATTGCTGAGGTGGTGAGCATTGGTCGTCTTCGACACCGAAATCTTACACAATTGTTGGGTTACTGCAGGTGTAAGGGTGAGCTTCTCCTGGTTTATGAGTACATGGCAAATGGTAGCCTTGACAAGTACCTACACAATAGGAATGGCCTAGTTTTGGATTGGCCTCAGAGGTATGGGATCATCAaaggtgtggcctcaagcttgttcTATCTTCATGAGAAATGGGAGCATGTCGTCATCCACCGAGACATAAAGCCAAGCAATGTGCTCTTGGATAGTCAGATGAATGGGCGGTTAGGGGATTTTGGTCTTGCAAGGATATACAACCACGAAACCGCCGCTCCAGCCACCCACGTGGCTGGTACCATTGGATATCTGGCACCAGAACTTGCGCGCACAGGGAAGCCAACGCCCTTCACCGACGTATATGCATTTGGCATGTTTCTCCTAGAGGTCACATGTGGTCGTAAGCCAATCTTCACCGGCGAGCAAAATAATAGGTTATTGTTGGTAGAGTGGGTGCTTGAGCACCATCGGGATGGCTCAATCCTCGACACGGTAGATCCACGACTCCAAGGGGAATTCAGCATGGAGGAGGTAaccatcgtgctaaaacttggtttgatATGCACATACCCGTTGCCCAATGTGCGGCCTATCATGCGAAAGGTCATGCAATACCTCGTCCACAATCAATCGCCCCCTGATTTATCACCAGCATACATAAGCTACATGTCCCTAATGCAAAGCGAAGGGTTTAATTCAGACAACATGAACACAACATGTTCTGAGGCCGCAGCGAGTGTTGCCACTGTATCTTCAGCAACAATTTTGCGGCACGGAAGATGA